In Oenanthe melanoleuca isolate GR-GAL-2019-014 chromosome 10, OMel1.0, whole genome shotgun sequence, a single window of DNA contains:
- the LOC130257188 gene encoding mucosa-associated lymphoid tissue lymphoma translocation protein 1-like isoform X1: MQKAVSITEQPVSVSVPVGYSLTLRCRAQGRTSLQYQWFCQYQSDCHLIPGATNQDLPIIAEQTQLYTCRVNDLHRNVVFSDWVKVEVHQCVARGVPPQLWRGEPVIVLNPSEQWVEVGQPLQLQCAAMGVPAPSYQWYRNGNLLEQQKRKKLWIAHAKVSDSGSYLCCASNSHGERWSSAVDVHVGTCGSGKFFATDKIALLVGNNCYQHHPNLLAPVRDVFELRRLLEHLDFQVVSLLDLNKAEMAAAVSEFLQLLGKGVYAIFYYAGHGYEHLGRNYMVPVDAPQPYAPENCISVQRILQKMQQRQTALNIILLDTCRKWYNPGCALSQVQPLEPWGNTVYGYSTSEDAEAYELQDGEFSSGIFMKYLKKHILQEKKVTHMLEDVLEDIGRDPLVTGKQVMEIKHTLKEARSLTDPICPSEAATERRGHSQELLSRTVTFRCGLRVELRFLRLFSNLMFVCAKPQPPLAHITDPRLLLQLAGKDDVATQRESSLEHVETLLAFVYKREELDCVLQLCALQKIQTDVVLQLDLHYIQPSIKQKTCESLQMTLQKSLLRQFFSWRSDSQRAPACTGSVCLQDALTLSTDPKGQGSLSAGSGHSLPSSSPSNFSSEPEENDESDLGKLCLALLQAGPGQDRP; encoded by the exons ATGCAGAAAG CCGTGTCCATAACCGAGCAGCCggtctctgtctctgtcccgGTGGGATATTCCCTCACGCTGCGGTGCCGAGCCCAGGGACGCACCTCCCTGCAGTACCAGTGGTTTTGTCAGTACCAG TCTGACTGCCACCTGATTCCTGGAGCAACCAACCAAGACTTGCCCATCATTGCAGAGCAGACCCAGCTCTACACCTGCAGAGTCAATGACCTCCACAGAAACGTTGTCTTCTCTGACTGGGTGAAGGTAGAGGTCCATCAGTGTGTTGCCAGAG GTGTGCCCCCTCAGCTGTGGCGAGGAGAACCAGTCATTGTCCTCAACCCCAGTGAGCAGTGGGTGGAGGTGgggcagcctctgcagctgcagtgtgctgcCATGGGGGTCCCAGCCCCCAGCTACCAGTGGTACCGCAATGGgaacctgctggagcagcagaagagaaaaaaactctgG ATTGCCCACGCCAAGGTCAGTGACTCGGGCTCGTACCTCTGCTGTGCCTCCAACAGTCACGGAGAGCGCTGGAGCAGCGCCGTGGACGTCCACGTGg GTACTTGTGGCTCTGGAAAGTTTTTTG CTACAGACAAAATAGCACTTTTAGTAGGCAACAACTGCTACCAGCATCACCCCAACCTCCTGGCTCCTGTGAGGGATGTGTTTGAGCTGAGACGTCTTCTGGAGCATCTGGACTTCCAGGTTGTGTCCCTGCTGGATCTGAACAAGGCTGAgatggcagcagcagtcagtgagttcctgcagctcctggggaagggcGTCTATG ctATATTCTACTATGCTGGACATGGCTATGAACATCTGGGGAGGAACTACATGGTCCCTGTTGATGCCCCACAGCCCTATGCCCCTGAGAACTGCATCAGTGTGCAGAGGATCCTGCAGAAGATGCAGCAGCGGCAGACAGCCCTGAACATCATCCTGCTGGACACCTGCAGGAAGTG GTACAACCCAGGATGTGCCTTGTCCCAGGTGCAGCCACTGGAGCCCTGGGGAAACACTGTCTATGGCTATTCCAC GAGCGAAGATGCAGAAGCCTATGAATTGCAGGATGGGGAGTTCAGCTCTGGAATCTTCATGAAATACCTGAAGAAACACATTCTGCAAGAGAAAAAGGTTACACACATGCTGGAGGATGTCTTAGAAG ACATTGGCCGTGACCCCCTGGTCACTGGGAAGCAGGTGATGGAGATCAAGCACACTCTGAAGGAAGCCCGGTCCCTGACAGACCCCATCTGTCCCTCGGAAGCAGCCACTGAGCGCAGGGGGCACAGCCAAG agctgctgagcagaacGGTGACGTTCCGGTGTGGGCTGCGGGTGGAGCTCCGCTTCCTCAGGCTCTTCTCCAACCTGATGTTCGTGTGTGCCaagccacagcctcccctggcccaCATCACTGACCCCcggctcctgctccagcttgcT GGGAAGGATGATGTGGCCACCCAGAGGGAGAGCAGTCTGGAGCATGTGGAGACTCTACTTGCCTTTGTGTACAAGCGGGAGGAGCTGGACTGTGtcctccagctctgtgcactGCAGAAAATTCAG ACAGATGTGGTCCTGCAGTTGGATTTGCATTACATCCAGCCAAGCATAAAACAGAAGACCTGTGAAAGCCTGCAAATGACCCTCCAGAAATCCCTGCTGAGGCAGTTTTTCAGCTGGAGGAGTGACTCCCAGCgagctcctgcctgcacaggcAGTGTGTGCCTGCAAGATGCATTGACACTGAGCACTGACCCAAAGGGCCAGGGATCCCTGAGTGCAGGCTCTGGCCACAGcttgcccagcagcagcccctccaaCTTCAGCAGCGAGCCTGAGGAGAACGATGAGAGTGACCTAGGCAAGCTCTGCTTGGCACTGCTTcaggctggcccagggcaggacaggccCTGA
- the LOC130257188 gene encoding mucosa-associated lymphoid tissue lymphoma translocation protein 1-like isoform X2, with product MQKAVSITEQPVSVSVPVGYSLTLRCRAQGRTSLQYQWFCQYQSDCHLIPGATNQDLPIIAEQTQLYTCRVNDLHRNVVFSDWVKVEVHQCVARGVPPQLWRGEPVIVLNPSEQWVEVGQPLQLQCAAMGVPAPSYQWYRNGNLLEQQKRKKLWIAHAKVSDSGSYLCCASNSHGERWSSAVDVHVGTCGSGKFFATDKIALLVGNNCYQHHPNLLAPVRDVFELRRLLEHLDFQVVSLLDLNKAEMAAAVTIFYYAGHGYEHLGRNYMVPVDAPQPYAPENCISVQRILQKMQQRQTALNIILLDTCRKWYNPGCALSQVQPLEPWGNTVYGYSTSEDAEAYELQDGEFSSGIFMKYLKKHILQEKKVTHMLEDVLEDIGRDPLVTGKQVMEIKHTLKEARSLTDPICPSEAATERRGHSQELLSRTVTFRCGLRVELRFLRLFSNLMFVCAKPQPPLAHITDPRLLLQLAGKDDVATQRESSLEHVETLLAFVYKREELDCVLQLCALQKIQTDVVLQLDLHYIQPSIKQKTCESLQMTLQKSLLRQFFSWRSDSQRAPACTGSVCLQDALTLSTDPKGQGSLSAGSGHSLPSSSPSNFSSEPEENDESDLGKLCLALLQAGPGQDRP from the exons ATGCAGAAAG CCGTGTCCATAACCGAGCAGCCggtctctgtctctgtcccgGTGGGATATTCCCTCACGCTGCGGTGCCGAGCCCAGGGACGCACCTCCCTGCAGTACCAGTGGTTTTGTCAGTACCAG TCTGACTGCCACCTGATTCCTGGAGCAACCAACCAAGACTTGCCCATCATTGCAGAGCAGACCCAGCTCTACACCTGCAGAGTCAATGACCTCCACAGAAACGTTGTCTTCTCTGACTGGGTGAAGGTAGAGGTCCATCAGTGTGTTGCCAGAG GTGTGCCCCCTCAGCTGTGGCGAGGAGAACCAGTCATTGTCCTCAACCCCAGTGAGCAGTGGGTGGAGGTGgggcagcctctgcagctgcagtgtgctgcCATGGGGGTCCCAGCCCCCAGCTACCAGTGGTACCGCAATGGgaacctgctggagcagcagaagagaaaaaaactctgG ATTGCCCACGCCAAGGTCAGTGACTCGGGCTCGTACCTCTGCTGTGCCTCCAACAGTCACGGAGAGCGCTGGAGCAGCGCCGTGGACGTCCACGTGg GTACTTGTGGCTCTGGAAAGTTTTTTG CTACAGACAAAATAGCACTTTTAGTAGGCAACAACTGCTACCAGCATCACCCCAACCTCCTGGCTCCTGTGAGGGATGTGTTTGAGCTGAGACGTCTTCTGGAGCATCTGGACTTCCAGGTTGTGTCCCTGCTGGATCTGAACAAGGCTGAgatggcagcagcagtca ctATATTCTACTATGCTGGACATGGCTATGAACATCTGGGGAGGAACTACATGGTCCCTGTTGATGCCCCACAGCCCTATGCCCCTGAGAACTGCATCAGTGTGCAGAGGATCCTGCAGAAGATGCAGCAGCGGCAGACAGCCCTGAACATCATCCTGCTGGACACCTGCAGGAAGTG GTACAACCCAGGATGTGCCTTGTCCCAGGTGCAGCCACTGGAGCCCTGGGGAAACACTGTCTATGGCTATTCCAC GAGCGAAGATGCAGAAGCCTATGAATTGCAGGATGGGGAGTTCAGCTCTGGAATCTTCATGAAATACCTGAAGAAACACATTCTGCAAGAGAAAAAGGTTACACACATGCTGGAGGATGTCTTAGAAG ACATTGGCCGTGACCCCCTGGTCACTGGGAAGCAGGTGATGGAGATCAAGCACACTCTGAAGGAAGCCCGGTCCCTGACAGACCCCATCTGTCCCTCGGAAGCAGCCACTGAGCGCAGGGGGCACAGCCAAG agctgctgagcagaacGGTGACGTTCCGGTGTGGGCTGCGGGTGGAGCTCCGCTTCCTCAGGCTCTTCTCCAACCTGATGTTCGTGTGTGCCaagccacagcctcccctggcccaCATCACTGACCCCcggctcctgctccagcttgcT GGGAAGGATGATGTGGCCACCCAGAGGGAGAGCAGTCTGGAGCATGTGGAGACTCTACTTGCCTTTGTGTACAAGCGGGAGGAGCTGGACTGTGtcctccagctctgtgcactGCAGAAAATTCAG ACAGATGTGGTCCTGCAGTTGGATTTGCATTACATCCAGCCAAGCATAAAACAGAAGACCTGTGAAAGCCTGCAAATGACCCTCCAGAAATCCCTGCTGAGGCAGTTTTTCAGCTGGAGGAGTGACTCCCAGCgagctcctgcctgcacaggcAGTGTGTGCCTGCAAGATGCATTGACACTGAGCACTGACCCAAAGGGCCAGGGATCCCTGAGTGCAGGCTCTGGCCACAGcttgcccagcagcagcccctccaaCTTCAGCAGCGAGCCTGAGGAGAACGATGAGAGTGACCTAGGCAAGCTCTGCTTGGCACTGCTTcaggctggcccagggcaggacaggccCTGA
- the LOC130257188 gene encoding mucosa-associated lymphoid tissue lymphoma translocation protein 1-like isoform X3 — MQKAVSITEQPVSVSVPVGYSLTLRCRAQGRTSLQYQWFCQYQSDCHLIPGATNQDLPIIAEQTQLYTCRVNDLHRNVVFSDWVKVEVHQCVARGVPPQLWRGEPVIVLNPSEQWVEVGQPLQLQCAAMGVPAPSYQWYRNGNLLEQQKRKKLWIAHAKVSDSGSYLCCASNSHGERWSSAVDVHVGTCGSGKFFATDKIALLVGNNCYQHHPNLLAPVRDVFELRRLLEHLDFQVVSLLDLNKAEMAAAVSEFLQLLGKGVYAIFYYAGHGYEHLGRNYMVPVDAPQPYAPENCISVQRILQKMQQRQTALNIILLDTCRKWYNPGCALSQVQPLEPWGNTVYGYSTSEDAEAYELQDGEFSSGIFMKYLKKHILQEKKVTHMLEDVLEDIGRDPLVTGKQVMEIKHTLKEARSLTDPICPSEAATERRGHSQELLSRTVTFRCGLRVELRFLRLFSNLMFVCAKPQPPLAHITDPRLLLQLAFFSQGVAHSWWTFGPSRDTAPQHTGVTDAAWCIQEL, encoded by the exons ATGCAGAAAG CCGTGTCCATAACCGAGCAGCCggtctctgtctctgtcccgGTGGGATATTCCCTCACGCTGCGGTGCCGAGCCCAGGGACGCACCTCCCTGCAGTACCAGTGGTTTTGTCAGTACCAG TCTGACTGCCACCTGATTCCTGGAGCAACCAACCAAGACTTGCCCATCATTGCAGAGCAGACCCAGCTCTACACCTGCAGAGTCAATGACCTCCACAGAAACGTTGTCTTCTCTGACTGGGTGAAGGTAGAGGTCCATCAGTGTGTTGCCAGAG GTGTGCCCCCTCAGCTGTGGCGAGGAGAACCAGTCATTGTCCTCAACCCCAGTGAGCAGTGGGTGGAGGTGgggcagcctctgcagctgcagtgtgctgcCATGGGGGTCCCAGCCCCCAGCTACCAGTGGTACCGCAATGGgaacctgctggagcagcagaagagaaaaaaactctgG ATTGCCCACGCCAAGGTCAGTGACTCGGGCTCGTACCTCTGCTGTGCCTCCAACAGTCACGGAGAGCGCTGGAGCAGCGCCGTGGACGTCCACGTGg GTACTTGTGGCTCTGGAAAGTTTTTTG CTACAGACAAAATAGCACTTTTAGTAGGCAACAACTGCTACCAGCATCACCCCAACCTCCTGGCTCCTGTGAGGGATGTGTTTGAGCTGAGACGTCTTCTGGAGCATCTGGACTTCCAGGTTGTGTCCCTGCTGGATCTGAACAAGGCTGAgatggcagcagcagtcagtgagttcctgcagctcctggggaagggcGTCTATG ctATATTCTACTATGCTGGACATGGCTATGAACATCTGGGGAGGAACTACATGGTCCCTGTTGATGCCCCACAGCCCTATGCCCCTGAGAACTGCATCAGTGTGCAGAGGATCCTGCAGAAGATGCAGCAGCGGCAGACAGCCCTGAACATCATCCTGCTGGACACCTGCAGGAAGTG GTACAACCCAGGATGTGCCTTGTCCCAGGTGCAGCCACTGGAGCCCTGGGGAAACACTGTCTATGGCTATTCCAC GAGCGAAGATGCAGAAGCCTATGAATTGCAGGATGGGGAGTTCAGCTCTGGAATCTTCATGAAATACCTGAAGAAACACATTCTGCAAGAGAAAAAGGTTACACACATGCTGGAGGATGTCTTAGAAG ACATTGGCCGTGACCCCCTGGTCACTGGGAAGCAGGTGATGGAGATCAAGCACACTCTGAAGGAAGCCCGGTCCCTGACAGACCCCATCTGTCCCTCGGAAGCAGCCACTGAGCGCAGGGGGCACAGCCAAG agctgctgagcagaacGGTGACGTTCCGGTGTGGGCTGCGGGTGGAGCTCCGCTTCCTCAGGCTCTTCTCCAACCTGATGTTCGTGTGTGCCaagccacagcctcccctggcccaCATCACTGACCCCcggctcctgctccagcttgcT TTCTTCTCCCAAGGTGTAGCTCATTCATGGTGGACTTTTGgccccagcagggacactgctccTCAGCACACTGGGGTCACTGATGCAGCGTGGTGTATCCAGGAGCTTTAG